The Porites lutea chromosome 7, jaPorLute2.1, whole genome shotgun sequence genome includes the window TTTTCcatcaagtttattttttgaagaCACATTAGAAGGCCAAACGTGTGTAAATCACGCAACGGAAATTAGCGCCATTTATACTGTTTTTGTCTTTACacacataagacgcgtcttattgtTCCACGTATAAATGGTTCTGAGCTGGCTACCCTACAATTCTCTAGGGAAAATATGCAACCCTTGGCAAGTGCGGGAAATCTGCAACAGCAGCTAACACGTAAAAATATAGCCCCAAAGCGAGCGACAAAATAAAAGATACAAAGAGTATGTTACATTAGTTTTGCAAGTACTTTAGAAGTTCTTTACACGGATTAAAAACCGAATTACTCTCGGTCGCTCTCTTGTAAGGGAGTAGCAACTTTTgctgggttaaaaaaaaacttcaagctctggaataatttcattttctaaggGGAAACCTATACTTTTCTAGATCAACGACTAAAAAAGTGACTCACTTTGAACCACTGAAGAAAACCAGTCTACTAGCGCTTTTCTTGTAGGCGGCATCTATCTTGGTCGGAAGTTCCTTCCACAGGTCGGAAACCTTGTGAGGTCCACTTTCCAAACCCGCACCGGGATCTGACGATACAACCCAAAACTGTGTGCCTTTAAGCGCGTACGTTTTTCCATCTGGGGCGAGAAAAAATGTGTCGTAGGAATACATTGAGCACACATCCTTTTCCTCGGGGAGGGGAGGTTTAGTGGATGCCGGTTTGGTTGTAACGGAAGAATCTGTAGGCTGTGTCCTAACAGGttttcctgaaagaaaaaaggaacaagAGTTTTAACAAACAGAAATTAAGTAAAATATTGTACTTAATCTTCATTGCTAAATCATGATTTGAATCTGAGTTGGAAGAAGCTAAATGTCCTGAACGCAGGTCCCTTTCAAAGCAGATGGACATCTACGATGCTTCTATAATTTGGGAGCTGTCAGTTTACATGGATTCTTAACTGAGCGTCAAAAGTATTATTGGAAATATTGTTGCCTTTAATTCACGATTTGCTACCCTTAACCAttcacaaaaccacaaacaagAATTAAACACGCACACTTTTCTCTACGCTTGACGATGACGAATTGGTTCATAGTAATGCCCACCTGCACCTACTTCGATTCAATTTTAGTAATGGTGAAGATAAGAAGGAAAGATCCACACGCTATCATGAACACGTCAGAATGCAAAAAAACGCTCACTTTAATATTGTCTCTACtacacttctgattggtttaaacatcaaatttttAGTTCGAAATCTTCGCAAAGCAGCTTGTATATCAATTCCTTTGTATTCTATCCAGCttccttaaaacaaaaactcgtCTGAGTCTAAGAAACGCAGAAATCCTATgtgagaaaaaagtaaaattgtaaacttatCTTGGCTGTTATTTGCAACTCTTATGATTGGTCGAAATCTTTTAGCACAAAAAACACGCACACTTTAAAATTGGAGAGtttaaatgaattttatttcgtaaactgcctttttgtaggtttttaCATTCtctatgtgaaaatgaaaacactCCTATGTGAGGAAAACGTATTGCACCATAGCAAAAGAAGTTGCTTCCCGTCTTAACCGGATCACTTATGACGGCGAGACCTTGAACACAaccatttttatataaaaatgtgttttatttgCGTGTGAATGAATGAAGACTGACCAGAACTGTGCTACTTTTTGTGAAGCCTGAACACACAAAAACTGTTTAACTCACCATAGAGCGCTTGTATTCCTAGAGTATCATCAGAAGTAAGCTGAATATTAGCTTTATATCCCTTGTACCAAGGGTACATGATAGATTCCCTTACGTTGGAATGTTCCAGACCCAGGCTGTGTCCGAACTCATGAACCGCCACCCAGTCCAAATTGACACCGTAACGTGTCCCGGTAGTGAATCGCTCGTCATCGTCGAAATGAGCGTCACCCGAAAGACCTGAAGCGAAACCAAAAGGACATCAATTATTATCTAACCGAGATTAATAGCCAAAACTCTGTCTCGTGATGAGATATTCCAACCCTTCACTTCATCCAGGTCTGACCGAAATACTACTAAGAAGTAATATGTGCACCTTTTACCAATATGATTCGGATAACAAGAGTCAATGTGTCAAAAGTCAAACCTAAAATTGCTATTATGACGGTTTCTAATGAAGACTAGAAAGCTAACATAGCAATTTCGTCGGTTCCTTAAGTTTATGTGATTGCTACGCAATGTTCTTGGCCGAAACGTTCGCGTCTCTTTCTCAGCTAGTTAGAATGGAAGTAAAAACAACTACTTATGGAagtgttttcccgcgcttggccTCTGCCGCATACATTTCCTTTAGTTTCTCATTGGTTGACGAAATTTACTTACGTTGTGATTGGCCGAAGTAACTTGCATTGGTTTTGGTCTTACAAAAACAGGGATTCATCTGCTATGATCTGATTTAGTTAGTCAGGTTGTATTTCTTGTAATTATTTTTGTGACTACGActtgttttcattattttcacaCTACAGACTTCTTGGGTAGATAAACTTGGGGTTTAGCTAGCCTTCCAGCAGTCAGTctatcaaaaattgaaattgaatttaaaactgTGTTCACCTAAATTGTTATGTGGATAGAAGGCGTGTGCTAAAGTTCCACCCTGTCCGTCAAACGGATAAGCGTCATTGTGGTATCCGCTTTCAAAACTTATGTGAATATCAACATCCTTGTCTGCCGAAGATCTATCTTCTTTGATTCTCAAGTTCGTCGCCCCGGACCACAAATCAAATGCTTGCTTGAAAATCTGCCGCTGTTTCTCTCGATCGCTGATGTCTGATGTGAAAGATTTGATTTTGTACGTCAATTcctgtgaaaacaaaatacaaaggaaaactGAGTTTGTAAAAGAGTACGAGTCTAGCTTAGACTTCAAAAAGTGggtttttcctttaaaattggTTTTTGGTTAGATTTTTGCGCGGTTTTCACCCACGCTCAAGGACGCTCCAGGACTTTAGTTAACCCCTCCCGCGTTCTTGATCTACGCAAAAATTCGCGGACTGTTTCGCAGTCTACGTCCCTTGTATTTGAGATACAGAAAGATTAAGAAAACGGCTGCAGGATATTGGATCTTAAAAATCCAAATCAGAATTTTCCAACGAGAAACACAAAGAGAAACATCCTAAGAGAAATCAGCGCttgtaaattgtttttctttttttccgcaACACTGGATAGCCTGTATGCATCACCTTCTTTTTCCAATATGTCCCTTGCAAAGTGTAGCGTTTCTTTCTTCGCATGTTATCAGTCTTTCCAAAGTCCGCTACTCCACAACGGGACTTTGACATCTGGTCGAGCGTTGCTTGGTCTAGCTGACCGGTCTCTGGTAAACCGGCGAAGCGCTGAAGCATTTTGATGGCTTTTTCCAAGTCTTGTTGGGTTCTTAGATTCCCTGTTCTCGGGTCACTGGGTACTAAATATCCATATCTTGTTAACCAATCCTATTGcgtaaagaaaataaacaagtaaatAAGTAcctgaataaatgaataaataaataaaatgagaatagtaagaaaactttttcaaaggtAAACTTTCTTGCAGGTTCATTATCAGTCAGTCGCATCTAACACTTACATGAGGTAGTCACGATTTTTATTGATGACATCACTTTAcggaaagaggaaggaaaacaTATTTTGCTGATGTGACCGATCATCTTGAAAGTGACTGTCAATATTTTGGgagaaaactcaaatttttaaGACTCGCTCCTCTAAAATTTCTTATCATCGTCGAAATATAATGTTTACATAGGATTCTGAGATTTCCGAGCAGTATTCGCTCTTTAAGTCAATCATGTTAAAATGCCAGATCACGCTTTGGGCGCCCTGTTATTATGCGGTTTGGCGTTTCAGATGACATTTCAGTTTGTCTTTGCATAttctttgcttttcattttccattgaaaaaaagataattttaaaatagtgcTATCACGGGAGACAGCGGGAGAAAAATGCAATGCATTCACATGTTTtctgaagtgaaaaaaaagcaatactaCAGTTTGTGTAATATTGTCAGTATTTATCTAAGATTAACACTTTCACtccaaaataaaaacatatcaTAAAGCATAATATCGGATCAATGCGTAAATCTATTaacgaaagtgaaaaaaaaaaatcaagaaacaaaTAGAGGGAATTATAGCCTAGAATAGAAATATTTAGCCAACATCAGTCAAAAGCCAGAATTTTGTCTGTCCGGTGATCGATTGCGTTGAATTTACattgtaaattaaaataatacagtGAATGTATTAATAGCAATACGGTATTCATATTTTCAATATTACTCAGACTAATTGAAGAAGACAAAGAGATAACGTCAAAATGTTTCTCGCTCCGGAAAAATTTCTCTACTCTGAGACCGTAttttgtcattatttatttaGCGTTATAGTTTTTATGCGTATTGTGAAATTCTAAGATGTTTACATATAGAAAACCAAAGGAAACTCGTAAGCGCTGTTGGAAAAGGTCTTAAAGGTCACCAGTTCCCACCACTTGTGCACCGTGAAGGCACGCATCTTACGCAGCAGTGTCATGAACACTACACGACTTCCTATGTGTTACGAAACTTTAACATTTAAGGTTTTTTGCCCACGCTTTTCTGGCTCTGCCCTCTTGGCTAGCTTGGAGAAAGATGCTGCTCAACCGTGACGTCACACATGAGCTAACGCCGTTCATGCTAGATCAGCCTCGATCGAGAGTTGAGGAATGCCGTAACTGTTATTCTGGCTTACAACGTTTGTTGTACTAACTTATTTTTAATTAGTGTGCACCTATCCATGGCAAAGACGTGACTGCCTTTGATAGCAGTATACAAAATTTCTGTCTGATTCTTGAACCGGTGCGCGGGGTCATAGACAATTGTGCTTCATGACAAACATTttctgaataaataataaaaatgaccaCAGCTACATTGATAAGAGAAGTGAAATATTACTTACAACTCCTCCTGCGACAAGTTTTGAGCTTACTGGACTACTCTCAGTGGGTTTATGTAGACAAATCAAGCAGCAAACTACGAAGACAAATCGAGTCGCAAAGCCAACAAGAATCTCCATTGGCGTTAATGTCTGCAAATTCTTCTTGTTTGCGACAGGAAATGATCAATGAAATCTTTCTTAACGATCGTCCCGGTTGGTGTTTTGAGGACAGCCGCTTTTTCTGGTCTTTCGTGAAATTTGCTCTTCGGTCTCAGTTTGTTAGGGACGTGGTGATAATAAGCGTGATCTCTCACTTTGCAAGTAGCGATCCGTGCAAACTATTCTTCCTCTCAACTGAACCTCTCCACAAACAACGATCAGTAAAGGGTCGGCTTTCCAGTGTAGAAGCGGGGATTTTATAGGCGATTGAACGTGACAAGAACGGCTTCCGTTATCCAATATCATTTACATATTTGGTAAGATAAGCTTGGCAGGTTTTAGTGAAGAAGAGATCACATGACATTTTACTCACCCCACGTACGTACTTATCGTGCGTTGATGACAGATCGTCTTGGCACCGATCTTGGCACCCGTCTGAGAAAATGACCCTCTTACAGCAGTGAAAGTCTGTCAAACTGATCAATTTGacggttaaaaaattttaatttgccaGCTGCAATTGTCCAAGAAAAAGGGCCCATTCCATTTCCAAAGATGCAAGATGACGTGGTCTTGTATTTACGGCGTTTCATAATTGATCCCAAAAATTGCTCATGTGTCCTCATGTGTCCGTCAGTCCCGCCAAATTACCTGTTTCCAGACTTTCACCATATTAAAAATTAccagatatttgttttctggGTATACAGGGAGACAAAACCTTCTTAGCAGACTGAGTAGATGTTTCTCtcgtgaaaaaaacaaaacaaaacaaaacaaaaccggGTTGATCTTTATTGGAGTCCCGTGACTCTGTACTCGAAGACTGGGCGAGTCAGTTAACATTTTTAATCATCCATGTACCACAAATTATCGTTCATGATCGATGAAGGAGATATGTACCTTAATTCGTGAAAGTTTGCAAGTGAAATATTATTACATATTTATTCTGTCTTCTCAATTATGTCTGCAACACGGTGTGATAATATTTTTGGAGAAAGAACTGCGCCTATCACCGCGACCGAAGATAAGTCAGATAATACCCCCTGTACAGTATACCTTCATTTGCCTAGAAGCCTGGGCCTAGAAGACGTCGTTTAGTGAATGAGGTAAATGACGAAGACATTAAATGTTAACACAAAGAAGCAACAAAGAAGTAACACAAAATAACCTTTTTCTAATGGGTTCTAGAAGAAATGGCCTTTTGTAAGTGTGGGTGGCTCTGCTTTTTTACGTGACACCTACGCAGATCTTGGCGCACAACAATGGATTCTATGCCCGGAAGTATGTCTTGGAGTATGGTGACGTCAAAGGTCATGATAATGTTCAGCTTCActgcttttttttcaaatatgacctaatttgtttcaaaataatgtTATTAAAAGGAGAAAATCTACACTTACCTGTACCGAATTGCAAGTATTAGTCTAATAGGCAGGAGCCGATGGTTTGGGCTGGATTTACCACCCTCTGTGATCAGTTTTCGGGAAAGACCTGGCTATAAAGGACAGACCCAGGAGACCCGTATGAaaatataccctgtttaggacagactctTGCGGTAATTATATACTCcttttaggacagagagggcacAAACCATACCCAATCCAGCGGCATATTCCCGTACTTAATAGGCCATATAAGGAAATACACCCGCCGGGCGCTTGGTGTCCTGACGCTCTCAAACAGACAGATGACGCCTCGTGCACGACTGATTTGTTTGATGAAATCTGTTTTTACTCAAAATATAACCAATGACTTAAACGTGAATTTGCTCTATTGCAATTGTCAATTGGTGGCTTTTTAATAGCAATAAAGATCACCCTCTCTCCCCACAACCTTCCTTCCCCCATCCCCGAAAACCGAAAAAATAATATCAACTTTTATTAGACCattctttctttgctttctttgcttttttatgcttttttggTGCTGAAGCTTATAACAAGCTGAAAGATCAGACAGGGCCACCATGTCAAATGGTCAGAAAACAGGATCACCAAACAAGGTATACCGCCGAGCTGGGGTACTGTGAACCTTCCATATTCGATATAAGCCCTTTTGGGCTTATTCTAttttgcgaaacgaaacgaaacgaaacaaaataTACAGGAGAGGGAGAAAAAATGCTAATTAACCTAACCACAGCTTaagacaacattgacaatgtgTTTGGAAGTAATAGTTAACAAAAAATGacggatttttacctttttcgcaaagtagtaatttcaatacaattactattttgcgaaatggcgtttttcagctttatttagcaaatatgtCCTTTCCGTCTGAACTAAATTGTGTCcaccaataaaatgattaatatttcgaAGAGCCTGGTGACTTCGCATTTTACTGACCGTACGTACTAGAactcatttcgcaaagtagtaattttgccagaattactattttgcgaaatggcgttttttacctttttccccCCTATATTTAGCAAATATG containing:
- the LOC140943072 gene encoding matrix metalloproteinase-25-like gives rise to the protein MEILVGFATRFVFVVCCLICLHKPTESSPVSSKLVAGGVDWLTRYGYLVPSDPRTGNLRTQQDLEKAIKMLQRFAGLPETGQLDQATLDQMSKSRCGVADFGKTDNMRRKKRYTLQGTYWKKKELTYKIKSFTSDISDREKQRQIFKQAFDLWSGATNLRIKEDRSSADKDVDIHISFESGYHNDAYPFDGQGGTLAHAFYPHNNLGLSGDAHFDDDERFTTGTRYGVNLDWVAVHEFGHSLGLEHSNVRESIMYPWYKGYKANIQLTSDDTLGIQALYGKPVRTQPTDSSVTTKPASTKPPLPEEKDVCSMYSYDTFFLAPDGKTYALKGTQFWVVSSDPGAGLESGPHKVSDLWKELPTKIDAAYKKSASRLVFFSGSKFWQYYYYSGRKHYIVERNGLSITQFGLPMELANMDAAFIWERNGRTYFFKGDEYWRFYGNKIDYGYPRSISVWKGLPQRIDAAMKWRNGKSYFFAGPKYYRFDDFNVRVEADYPQSIALKWMRCEKDNMDVPKPTEAAVNATQRCACTQTCVHSSSGIFQPSFFTLFSLLVVAKLNF